The following are from one region of the Pygocentrus nattereri isolate fPygNat1 chromosome 20, fPygNat1.pri, whole genome shotgun sequence genome:
- the LOC108438710 gene encoding chemokine-like receptor 1, with amino-acid sequence MDNNMSDYNYDEIVASSQSPEVQTVFLNYIRMQYLIVYLIVCTLGVTLNSYVIIAGCHVYQKVQNSTPSMWILALAVTHLVFSAFLVLQFLYVWYHFNWHYGAALCKISSYIIYGSMFSTAALLSLWSISSSISSCAEGLCARCSRHGTTLVLLLSSWTFGAVLSSPSLLSRELRYTNLGEECIDDYDLDKQNTTPDGMKNFTAVVLSRFLLGILVPVFMMTISACLARRQSHDQDGSLKRVTCAIKVAYFICWTPLLVLGLLQVTEKNHESFTYGLPAATVLAAAHSVINPVIYLFLGRKMNMRWMAPGYTDQEYNSGQGVALNTTRPDWCT; translated from the coding sequence ATGGACAACAATATGTCAGACTACAATTATGATGAAATTGTTGCTTCGAGTCAGAGCCCTGAGGTACAGACTGTGTTCCTAAACTACATCAGGATGCAATACCTCATTGTGTATCTCATCGTTTGCACCCTCGGCGTGACTCTCAACTCTTACGTGATCATAGCAGGCTGTCATGTGTACCAAAAGGTTCAGAATTCCACACCCAGCATGTGGATCCTGGCCCTGGCCGTAACCCACCTGGTCTTCTCTGCGTTCCTGGTGCTGCAGTTCCTCTATGTCTGGTATCACTTCAACTGGCACTACGGAGCAGCTCTTTGCAAGATCTCATCTTACATTATCTATGGCAGCATGTTCTCCACAGCTGCTCTGCTCAGCCTGTGGAGCATCAGCAGCAGCATAAGCAGCTGCGCTGAGGGGCTTTGTGCTAGGTGCAGCAGGCATGGCACGACCCTGGTCCTGCTTCTGAGTTCCTGGACATTCGGGGCTGTCCTCAGCAGCCCGTCTCTGCTCTCCCGAGAGCTTCGCTACACTAATCTTGGAGAGGAGTGCATCGATGACTACGATTTGGACAAACAGAATACAACACCTGATGGCATGAAAAACTTCACCGCTGTTGTTCTCAGCAGGTTCCTGCTGGGGATTTTGGTTCCAGTGTTCATGATGACCATCAGTGCCTGTCTGGCACGACGGCAGAGTCATGATCAGGATGGGAGCCTGAAGAGGGTCACCTGTGCAATAAAGGTGGCTTACTTCATCTGCTGGACGCCCCTGCTTGTTCTGGGGCTCCTTCAGGTTACAGAAAAAAACCATGAATCTTTCACATATGGATTACCAGCAGCAACCGTGTTGGCTGCAGCTCATTCTGTCATCAACCCAGTGATCTATCTTTTCCTGGGACGCAAAATGAATATGCGGTGGATGGCCCCAGGTTACACCGACCAAGAATATAACTCTGGTCAAGGCGTGGCACTGAACACCACAAGGCCGGATTGGTGTACGTAG